The following proteins are encoded in a genomic region of Triticum dicoccoides isolate Atlit2015 ecotype Zavitan chromosome 1B, WEW_v2.0, whole genome shotgun sequence:
- the LOC119350620 gene encoding agamous-like MADS-box protein AGL61 has protein sequence MGRKKIVIRRIENKAARDICFSKRREGLFRKANELAVMCGAEVAAVVYSPAGKAYSFGHPSAEDIVDRFLRPAEQAGAAGAGMGAAVDPDRLAELQQKYNKLSTELGAVEKRKECWGKAIAKGRAEGSQAAAWLDAVADQRNMGDADMLACMATLKEAQVTVAALVNQVLQNGRRDKEAALAALPPQLLAGGGGFELGGTGQMMAVMPTPGFAVGGGFELGGTSANGGLEDMMTAIAGGGGFELGGTSVNGGSWV, from the coding sequence ATGGGGCGGAAGAAGATCGTAATCCGGCGCATCGAGAACAAGGCTGCACGGGACATCTGCTTTTCCAAGCGCCGGGAGGGGCTGTTTCGCAAGGCGAACGAGCTGGCCGTCATGTGCGGCGCCGAGGTGGCCGCCGTCGTCTACTCCCCGGCCGGCAAGGCCTATTCCTTCGGCCACCCCTCCGCCGAGGACATCGTCGACCGCTTCCTCCGCCCCGCGGAGCAGGccggggcggcgggggctggcatgGGCGCCGCCGTCGACCCGGACCGGCTGGCAGAGCTGCAACAGAAGTACAACAAGCTGTCCACGGAGCTGGGCGCGGTGGAGAAGCGGAAGGAGTGCTGGGGGAAGGCCATagcgaagggtcgcgcggaggggaGCCAGGCGGCGGCGTGGCTGGACGCAGTCGCAGACCAGCGCAACATGGGGGACGCGGACATGCTGGCCTGCATGGCTACGCTGAAGGAGGCGCAGGTCACCGTTGCGGCGCTCGTCAACCAGGTGCTCCAGAACGGTCGCCGTGACAAGGAGGCAGCCCTCGCGGCCCTGCCGCCACAGCTACTCGCCGGCGGCGGTGGCTTTGAGCTCGGTGGGACGGGGCAGATGATGGCGGTTATGCCAACGCCGGGGTTCGCGGTCGGAGGCGGGTTTGAGCTCGGTGGCACCAGCGCCAACGGCGGGTTGGAGGACATGATGACGGCCATCGCCGGCGGCGGTGGGTTTGAGCTGGGTGGCACCAGCGTGAATGGAGGGAGCTGGGTTTGA